One genomic window of Prinia subflava isolate CZ2003 ecotype Zambia chromosome 27, Cam_Psub_1.2, whole genome shotgun sequence includes the following:
- the LOC134562379 gene encoding olfactory receptor 6M1-like translates to MGPENGTAVTEFILEGFPELDARLQLFFSGVLLLMYVTTVMANATIIFLVCVHHHLQTPMYFFISNLAFLEIWFTSSTSIKLFVMLSCGQNSLSLSSCFAQNYFYFALGCTEFVLLVVMAFDRYVAICHPLLYAAIMKPQLCVRLVVAAWVLGFALLSYRLPFLSELSFCGSKIPHFLCDNSPLFKLSCSDTSLLWKIDSVFLSCVVLGSLCLTLTFYICILSCVLHLPAASGRRKALTTCSSHLITLSIVYGSCIALYTCPAEDVSLRTNKIVALLNTVLYPFLNPFIYSLRNKSVILALNKTIARTRTKLFP, encoded by the coding sequence ATGGGACCAGAAAATGGAACAGCAGTTACTGAGTTCATCCTAGAGGGTTTCCCAGAGCTTGATGCAAgactgcagctatttttctctGGGGTCCTTCTGCTCATGTACGTGACAACAGTGATGGCGAATGCAACCATCATTTTCCTTGTGTGTGTGCATCACCACCTGCAAACCCCCATGTACTTTTTCATCAGCAACCTGGCCTTCCTGGAGATCTGGTTTACATCCTCCACAAGCATCAAACTGTTTGTCATGCTGAGCTGTGGCCAGAACAGTCTCTCACTAAGCAGCTGCTTTGCCCAGAACTATTTCTATTTTGCTCTGGGCTGCACAGAGTTTGTCCTGCTGGTTGTCATGGCCTTTGACCGCTATGTTGCCATCTGCCACCCTTTGCTCTACGCTGCCATCATGAAGCCTCAGCTCTGTGTCCGCCTGGTTGTTGCTGCTTGGGTCCTGGGCTTTGCCCTGCTGAGCTACCGGCTGCCCTTCCTCTCTGAGCTGTCTTTCTGTGGCTCCAAGATCCCCCATTTCCTTTGTGACAACTCCCCCTTGTTCAAACTGTCCTGCTCTGACACCAGCCTGCTTTGGAAAATAGACTCTGTCTTCTTATCCTGTGTTGTGCTGGGTTCCTTATGTCTGACTCTGACATTTTACATTTGCATCCTTTCCTGTGTTCTGCAtcttccagcagcctctgggaggaggaaagcttTGACTACGTGTTCTTCCCATCTCATCACCTTATCCATTGTCTATGGGAGCTGCATTGCTCTCTACACGTGTCCTGCAGAAGATGTTTCCTTGAGGACCAACAAAATTGTAGCTCTGCTGAACACAGTCCTGTACCCATTCCTAAATCCATTCATCTACAGCCTTCGGAACAAATCTGTGATCCTGGCCCTGAACAAAACCATTGCCAGGACAAGAACAAAGCTTTTCCCCTAA